A region from the Desulfoglaeba alkanexedens ALDC genome encodes:
- a CDS encoding ATP-binding protein, which yields MPSSKEGSELLFQVFAERYEKGSMIITTNLGSADWPHVPFRLHYKHVGRYLLFEEINGGIATGSLSFRFRPWPVVRTLHRLSGLPRSRSNC from the coding sequence ATTCCGTCTTCCAAGGAAGGTTCGGAGTTGTTGTTCCAGGTCTTCGCGGAACGCTACGAAAAGGGGTCCATGATCATCACCACGAACCTTGGGTCTGCCGATTGGCCCCATGTCCCTTTTCGGTTGCACTACAAACACGTCGGCCGGTACCTGTTGTTCGAGGAAATCAACGGGGGGATTGCGACCGGGTCCTTATCTTTTCGATTTCGGCCCTGGCCCGTTGTTCGAACGCTTCATCGCTTATCCGGCCTTCCACGTAGTCGCTCCAACTGCTGA
- a CDS encoding Lon protease family protein, with translation MPGKFPEIPAQELRAFVDPATLPFETTASIEPLEGGVVGQERGIDAIKFGMGMKESGYNIFVAGPPKTGLTYIARTFLEEQAKKEPTPPDWCYVFNFKEPDQPKSLKLTAGRGKELKRDMEEFIQTLQSKIPEVFDSDDYRAKEAEVHQAFEKRRREIIEELSQTAREDGFVLQFSQVGMVIIPANKEGQPMSQEDLSQLEDEERKALREKSDEVQSKMKDAIKRIREAEAEFKEKHAKLDGEIALFVVGQLMEHYLEKYGDEEQVQQHLKAVQEDILENIDDFKKKPEGQQQAGPFPMPPREAAFKKYDVNVLIDNSETKGAPVVIESNPAYPNLFGTIERQAWLGALFTDFSMIKPGALHKANGGYLVMKALDLLKWYLSWEALKRALRDGVIRIEDLGELYGIFSTRTIRPEPIPLDVKIILTGDPYLYHLLYIYDDRFQKLFKVKAHLDDRMDRKDETVIECAKMLGRFCSQNNLRHLDREGVARVLEYSMEMTEDRDKLSLELGDISDLVREANYFAGLENAAFVGLRHVEQAIEKRIYRSNLIEERMRELVNKDIFWVETTGEKVGQVNGLSVLMTGDHEFGKPNRITATVSVGREGVVAIERESKLSGNIHTKGVMILSSFVKERFAHNKPISLTASLCFEQSYGMVDGDSASSTELYALLSAVSGVPIRQGIAVTGSVSQKGEIQPVGGVTRKIEAFFHVCRHKGLTGDQGVIIPAKNVRNLMLKKEVIDAVEEGKFHIWPVSTIEEGIELLTGMPAGELQPDGTYPEGTLFRKADERLRQIAEIVKEFGKSDEGAAKKGNDEGGGCPSCGR, from the coding sequence ATGCCTGGAAAATTTCCGGAAATACCCGCACAGGAACTGCGAGCTTTTGTGGATCCCGCCACTCTGCCCTTCGAAACCACCGCTTCCATCGAACCCCTGGAGGGAGGCGTGGTCGGCCAGGAACGCGGAATCGACGCGATCAAGTTCGGGATGGGAATGAAGGAAAGCGGCTACAACATCTTCGTCGCGGGTCCGCCGAAAACCGGGCTCACCTACATCGCCAGGACGTTTCTGGAAGAGCAGGCAAAGAAGGAACCCACCCCGCCGGACTGGTGCTACGTTTTCAATTTCAAAGAACCCGACCAGCCCAAGAGTCTGAAACTCACCGCCGGTCGAGGCAAGGAATTGAAGCGGGACATGGAGGAATTCATCCAGACCCTCCAGAGCAAGATTCCCGAGGTGTTCGACAGCGACGATTACCGGGCCAAGGAAGCGGAAGTCCACCAAGCCTTCGAGAAACGGCGACGGGAAATCATCGAGGAACTCAGCCAGACGGCCCGGGAAGATGGGTTCGTGCTGCAGTTTTCTCAGGTGGGTATGGTCATCATCCCCGCCAACAAAGAAGGCCAGCCCATGAGCCAGGAGGATCTGAGCCAGCTCGAAGACGAAGAACGGAAGGCGCTCCGTGAAAAGAGCGACGAAGTCCAGTCGAAGATGAAGGACGCCATCAAGCGAATCCGCGAAGCCGAAGCGGAATTCAAGGAGAAGCACGCCAAGCTCGACGGCGAAATAGCGCTTTTCGTCGTCGGCCAGCTCATGGAACATTACCTCGAAAAATACGGAGATGAAGAGCAGGTTCAGCAGCACCTGAAGGCCGTACAGGAAGACATCCTGGAAAACATCGATGATTTCAAGAAAAAGCCCGAAGGTCAGCAGCAGGCCGGTCCGTTTCCCATGCCGCCCAGGGAAGCGGCCTTCAAGAAATACGATGTGAATGTCCTCATCGACAATTCCGAGACCAAGGGAGCGCCGGTGGTGATTGAATCCAACCCGGCCTACCCCAATCTTTTCGGTACCATCGAGCGGCAGGCCTGGCTCGGAGCGCTGTTCACCGATTTCAGCATGATCAAGCCCGGAGCTCTTCACAAGGCCAACGGGGGCTACCTGGTCATGAAGGCACTGGATCTCCTGAAATGGTACCTCTCGTGGGAAGCGCTCAAGCGAGCGCTTCGAGACGGTGTGATCCGCATCGAAGACCTGGGCGAACTCTACGGGATTTTCAGCACGCGGACCATCCGACCGGAACCCATCCCTCTGGATGTGAAAATCATCCTCACGGGAGATCCGTACCTCTATCACCTGCTCTACATCTACGACGACCGCTTCCAGAAGCTGTTCAAGGTGAAGGCCCATCTGGACGATCGCATGGACCGTAAGGATGAAACCGTTATCGAGTGCGCCAAGATGCTCGGGCGGTTCTGCTCTCAGAACAACCTCCGACACCTTGACCGGGAAGGGGTGGCCCGGGTGCTGGAATACAGCATGGAAATGACCGAGGATCGGGACAAGTTGAGCCTGGAACTGGGTGATATCAGCGACCTGGTCCGGGAAGCCAACTATTTCGCGGGACTCGAAAACGCCGCATTCGTCGGCCTCAGGCACGTGGAGCAGGCCATAGAGAAGCGGATCTACCGCTCCAACCTCATCGAAGAACGGATGAGGGAGTTGGTCAATAAGGACATTTTCTGGGTCGAAACCACCGGCGAAAAGGTCGGACAGGTCAACGGCCTTTCGGTGCTCATGACCGGGGACCACGAGTTCGGCAAGCCCAACCGGATCACCGCCACCGTCTCCGTGGGGCGCGAAGGGGTGGTCGCCATCGAACGGGAGTCCAAGCTGAGTGGGAATATCCACACCAAGGGCGTCATGATCCTGAGCAGCTTCGTGAAGGAGCGTTTCGCCCACAACAAGCCCATTTCCCTGACGGCATCACTCTGCTTCGAACAGAGCTACGGCATGGTGGATGGGGACAGCGCTTCGAGCACCGAGCTCTACGCGCTCCTGAGCGCGGTTTCCGGGGTTCCCATCCGCCAGGGAATCGCTGTTACAGGATCCGTCAGCCAGAAAGGGGAAATCCAGCCTGTGGGCGGTGTCACCCGGAAAATCGAGGCCTTCTTCCACGTGTGCCGGCACAAGGGGTTGACCGGGGACCAGGGTGTCATCATCCCGGCCAAGAACGTGCGCAACCTGATGCTCAAGAAGGAAGTGATCGACGCCGTCGAGGAAGGGAAATTCCACATTTGGCCGGTATCCACGATAGAAGAAGGCATCGAACTCCTGACCGGCATGCCCGCGGGCGAACTTCAGCCCGACGGTACCTACCCGGAAGGGACCCTCTTCCGCAAGGCGGATGAACGGCTTCGGCAGATCGCTGAAATCGTAAAAGAATTCGGAAAGAGCGACGAAGGCGCGGCGAAAAAAGGAAACGACGAGGGCGGCGGGTGTCCGAGTTGCGGCCGCTAG
- a CDS encoding DUF2283 domain-containing protein: MILEYYPETDMLYIKLVEGVSTESEEIASGVVLDFDEHNRVIGVEIEDASKIIDLSRLELRAVPVVNLILTERAPVPA; this comes from the coding sequence ATGATTTTGGAATACTATCCCGAAACAGATATGTTGTATATCAAACTGGTTGAAGGGGTAAGCACTGAATCTGAAGAGATTGCGTCGGGAGTTGTGCTGGACTTCGACGAGCACAACCGTGTCATTGGGGTTGAGATAGAAGATGCCAGCAAAATCATTGATCTGTCAAGATTGGAATTGAGAGCGGTTCCCGTTGTTAACCTGATCCTGACGGAGAGGGCTCCTGTGCCGGCATGA